In the genome of Mugil cephalus isolate CIBA_MC_2020 chromosome 21, CIBA_Mcephalus_1.1, whole genome shotgun sequence, one region contains:
- the atf3 gene encoding cyclic AMP-dependent transcription factor ATF-3, translating to MMLQHSGPSLADISCSAMVPCLSPPGTLTLDDFTNFTPIVKEELRLAIQTKRLSSGLSADVSSDGGASSSSDRASEQHSSGTGVKREYTHEEHERRKRRRERNKIAAAKCRNKKKEKTECLQKESEKLESVNADLKAQIEELKQQKQQLVYMLNLHRPTCIVRAQNGQTPEDERNLFIQHIKESALQLHNLTSSSSSSSSSSSLSTSTSTVAPLDAGLLTLDHIHCPDHL from the exons atGATGCTCCAGCACTCGGGCCCCTCGCTGGCTGATATCAGCTGCTCCGCCATGGTCCCCTGCCTGTCCCCGCCGGGGACGCTGACCCTGGACGACTTCACCAACTTCACGCCCATCGTGAAAGAGGAGCTCCGGCTGGCCATCCAGACCAAGCGCCTTTCCAGCGGGCTCAGCGCCGACGTGAGCTCCGACGGGGGCGCCAGCTCCAGCTCGGACCGGGCCTCGGAGCAGCACTCGTCTGGCACCGGGGTCAAGAGAGAG TATACTCATGAGGAgcatgagaggaggaagaggaggagggagaggaacaAAATCGCCGCCGCCAAATGCCgcaacaagaagaaggagaagacagaaTGTTTGCAGAAG GAGTCTGAGAAGCTGGAGAGCGTCAACGCCGACCTGAAAGCTCAGATTgaggagctgaagcagcagaagcagcagctggtCTACATGCTCAACCTGCACCGGCCCACCTGCATCGTCCGGGCTCAGAACGGCCAAACGCCCGAGGACGAGAGGAACCTCTTCATCCAGCACATCAAGGAGAGCgctctgcagctccacaacctcacctcctcctcctcctcttcgtcgtcctcctcctcgctgtccacctccacctccacggTCGCGCCGCTCGACGCAGGACTCCTGACCCTCGATCACATTCACTGCCCCGACCACCTATGA
- the batf3 gene encoding basic leucine zipper transcriptional factor ATF-like 3: MSDWDSQQSSVGNNQLSEGCECSEDEGRKMKRREKNRVAAQKSRKRQTQRADLLHEACELLEQRNRKLRREVDSLSEEQHLLTEALRAHEPLCPIMHCSFASSTSSQSTSLQPDNMAARSL, from the exons ATGTCAGACTGGGATTCGCAGCAGAGCAGCGTCGGGAACAACCAGCTCAGCGAAGGATGTGAG tgctcGGAGGACGAAGGccggaagatgaagaggagagagaagaacagagtCGCAGCTCAGAAGAGTCGAAAGAGGCAAACTCAGAGAGCTGACCTGCTGCATGAG gccTGTGAGCTGCTGGAGCAGAGGAACAGGAAGCTGAGGAGAGAG GTGGACTCTCTGTCCGAGGAGCAGCACCTCCTCACcgaagccctcagagcccacGAGCCCCTGTGTCCCATCATGCACTGCTCCTtcgcctcctccacctcctcccaaTCCACCAGCCTGCAGCCGGACAACATGGCCGCCCGTTCCCTGTGA